The following nucleotide sequence is from Chloracidobacterium validum.
TGGCCGGTGGTTCGATGTGGCACATCCGAAATATCGAGTGGCTCGGACGCGGGCGGTTCGGGCTCCGATTGGGGCGGGGTCAGTACGACGCTGTCAATGAGGCGCGTGTCGCCAAGCCGGGCCGCGATGGCGACCAGCGCCGGTTGAACGATGTCGGCAATCGGTTCGAGCGTTTGCGCGTCAACGACCTCGACGTATTCAATCGAAGCCAACGGCTCGCTGAGGAGACAGTCCCGCACACGCGCTTGAATGGCGGCCGGGTTCGTTTCTCCGGCGGCGAACTGTGCCTGCGCCAGCTCCAAGGCGCGCGGCAGGATGCTGGCGGCGCGGCGTTCCTCCGGGGAAAGCCGAACGTTACGTGAACTCATCGCCAGGCCATCGGCTTCCCGAACCGTGGGGCAAAACACCAAGTCGGGCGGAAAGTAGAGGTCACGCGCCATTTGCGCCACGACCCGGCACTGCTGGTAGTCCTTCAGCCCAAAGTACACCCGGCGCGGCAGCGTAATCATCAAGAGCTTGGCCACGACGGTCGCCACGCCGCGAAAGTGTCCGGGCCGGTTGCCGCCGCACAGCGGTTGGGAAACCCGCGTGACTTCAACGAAGGTCTGGGCGTCAGGCGGATACATGGCCGCGACACTCGGCATGAAAAGGATGTCCACCCCAACGGAGCGGGCGATCTCCAGGTCGGCGGCTTCGTTGCGTGGGTAGCGTTCCAAATCCGCCGGGTCATTGAACTGGAGCGGATTGACGAACAACGACACCACGCACACATCGTTTTCGTGCTTGGCGCGGCGCATCAGGGAAACGTGACCGTCGTGGAACGCGCCCATGGTCGGCACGAGTCCGATCCGGATGGCTTTGTCTCGCAGCGTGAGCGCGGTCTGTTGCATTTCGTGTGGCTCACGAATGATTTTCATGCCTGACCAAACGCCTCCCAAGCCGTGACCTGCGCCAGGCGCGGCGCGTCCACGTTTCAAGGATAAAGGCGAGACATTACGCGCTGTGTCACGCCAGCGCAAATGTTTTCCACGTTGTTATCACCGAACCGACCTCAACGAAAAGCGTGACTTGGCTATGTTTGGCTATGTCAAGCGTTTGCCGCAATTGCTGCACCGCAAGTAGTCCTCACGAACCAGTAGTCCAATCCAAAACAGCGGCCAGCAAAGCAGCAACAGAATCGCCATAGTGATCCAGCCACCAGGAGCCACCCGGCTTCGCATGTGCGGCGGTGAGTTTGTCTGGCAATGGGGGCAGATGACGCTGCCGCCGACCCCCACTGTGGGGACAATCAACATAGGTTGTAGCACTACCGGCGGAGTGGCCTGGAAGGGCTGGGATAGCGGGTCAGTCGGTTGTGGAGTGTGTGCCGGCGGTGGCGCGGCGGGCGCTACCTGGGAAGGAGGGGGCACTTGAATGCGCGTCGGCGGATCAGTTGGCGGCGGGCTGACCGGCCGTGCATCTGACGGGTTGAGGTAACTCGGAAGCTCAAAAATGGATGCTCCGCAGCGCAGGCAGCGACTGGCCGCCGTTTCGTTCATCTGCCCGCAGTTGACACAAACAATCATGCTCCCTCACCCCGTCAAGATGCGCGACCAGCTCACGATGCGGTGGATGCCGTCCGCAGTTCATCAAACGAAATCTTTGCGACGACAGCGCCGGAGGCGGGTTGTCCATTCCAGGCGAAGACAACTTCGGGAGACGCCTCGCGCACCATCCGCCGTCGTCGCTCCGGTGCTTCCTTGCCATCCGCCACCCCATCGCCTGGCTCAATGACGGCCAGCAGACGCAGCATGTCGTGGGTGTGACGCGGCGTATTGCCAAACTCCGTGGTCGCGTTGGGCGTCACGAGGCGCACCAGTGTCCCGGACTTCGCCAGCCGGGTAACCAGTGACGCTGCCTGCGCGACCCCGGCTTCAAACGCCGCGCGGTCATCGGCAGTAAGCTCCCGCCCCGGACACGGATCAAACCGAATCGTCACGCGCCGGTCATCTTCGCGCATGCGGTCCCGCACCATCAGCTTGCGGGTCTTCGCCGTGGCTTTCCAGTCAATGTCACGCCGCCGGTCGCCATCGCGGTACTGCCGAATGGCGTACAGGTCAGCGCCCAGTCCCCGCTGGTTCGTCTCGCGCGCGCCAAGCGCGTCGGAGAGTCCAGCCGGCAGCGGAACGGCGGCGTCCACGGCTGGATAGACCGTAATGACGCCCGACGCCGCGAAGCGGCGCGTCTTTTGCAGGAAACCAAACGGGAACTTCGTCGTGATGGTAAAGCCGACAATATCGTACTGTCCACGCGCCGGAAAAGTATGCTCAACGGTCTGCCGGACCTTCGCCCGCGGCCCGGCAATGACAAAGTGCGCGAGGTTGTCCAGCTTGCTTGGCGCGGCCTTGGGTTTGCCCCACCACCGGCGCTGCCCGCGCTTGTCCGTCGCGGCGACTGGCGCGCCGGCTTTTTGCGTCAGGCGCATGCCGACCGTCAGTGACATCGAAGGCACGAGGTACTTTTCATTGGCCACGCTCACATCGAGCAACGTTGCCTGTCCGGCGTAGATATGCTCCGGGAAGCGCAATCCGACGCTCAGGCCGCGCAGCATGCTTTCAGAGACAATGCCCGAAGCAACAATGACGCTGATGAGCACGGCAAAGATCAGATAGAGCAGGTTGTTGCCGGTGTTGAAGGCCGACAGCGCCACGATGACCGTAATCAGGACGAAAAATGCCGTCTCCTGGGTTGGGGCGTAGCTAATGTCCAGCCGGGATAGTTCCATGCGTACGCGGCGGGCAAGCTTTGGAACGATGTAGAGTCCGCCGAGCAGCGCCAACACCAGCGACGCAATGAAAAGTGCCTGCGCGATTTCGTAAACCCAGAGGAACTGAGCCGTGAAGGCCAGAAACAACGACAGGAACGAACCGCCGAACAGCAGGCTGGTGATGACAAAGGCAACCGCCGCCTGCTTGAGTTCGGCGCGAAAGCTTGGCGTAGCAAGACGGTCACGAAGTCGGTGCAACATGCGAGCGGGGATGCCTGACCGGCTGTCAATCACGGAAACCGTGGCGTTGAGCGGATTCACCGCCGCCACGCAACAATACGGGCGACCATAACCCTGCCGGCCCGGCGCCGGCGCGCTAGGCCGCCTGTGAGCCTCCAGCTTCTGGAAGCAGCGCGCGAATGGCCCGGACAACCCGCTGCACTTCGGCTTCGTCCTCGAACGCCAGCATCACGAGTTCATAGCCGGTGTAGATGCACATCAGTCCATTGCCAAACAGCCAAAC
It contains:
- the panC gene encoding pantoate--beta-alanine ligase, which codes for MKIIREPHEMQQTALTLRDKAIRIGLVPTMGAFHDGHVSLMRRAKHENDVCVVSLFVNPLQFNDPADLERYPRNEAADLEIARSVGVDILFMPSVAAMYPPDAQTFVEVTRVSQPLCGGNRPGHFRGVATVVAKLLMITLPRRVYFGLKDYQQCRVVAQMARDLYFPPDLVFCPTVREADGLAMSSRNVRLSPEERRAASILPRALELAQAQFAAGETNPAAIQARVRDCLLSEPLASIEYVEVVDAQTLEPIADIVQPALVAIAARLGDTRLIDSVVLTPPQSEPEPPASEPLDISDVPHRTTGHHER
- a CDS encoding LITAF-like zinc ribbon domain-containing protein; translation: MIVCVNCGQMNETAASRCLRCGASIFELPSYLNPSDARPVSPPPTDPPTRIQVPPPSQVAPAAPPPAHTPQPTDPLSQPFQATPPVVLQPMLIVPTVGVGGSVICPHCQTNSPPHMRSRVAPGGWITMAILLLLCWPLFWIGLLVREDYLRCSNCGKRLT
- a CDS encoding DUF58 domain-containing protein — protein: MLHRLRDRLATPSFRAELKQAAVAFVITSLLFGGSFLSLFLAFTAQFLWVYEIAQALFIASLVLALLGGLYIVPKLARRVRMELSRLDISYAPTQETAFFVLITVIVALSAFNTGNNLLYLIFAVLISVIVASGIVSESMLRGLSVGLRFPEHIYAGQATLLDVSVANEKYLVPSMSLTVGMRLTQKAGAPVAATDKRGQRRWWGKPKAAPSKLDNLAHFVIAGPRAKVRQTVEHTFPARGQYDIVGFTITTKFPFGFLQKTRRFAASGVITVYPAVDAAVPLPAGLSDALGARETNQRGLGADLYAIRQYRDGDRRRDIDWKATAKTRKLMVRDRMREDDRRVTIRFDPCPGRELTADDRAAFEAGVAQAASLVTRLAKSGTLVRLVTPNATTEFGNTPRHTHDMLRLLAVIEPGDGVADGKEAPERRRRMVREASPEVVFAWNGQPASGAVVAKISFDELRTASTAS